One segment of Olsenella uli DSM 7084 DNA contains the following:
- a CDS encoding serine/threonine protein kinase, with translation MADESDVVGGRYQLLSVVGRGGMSTVWLAMDETLGKQWAVKEIRLSDDPAAREMVAESLVSEANLIKQLDHAAIPRIVDLVDEGGILYVVMDYVEGRTLESLLAEEGPQDEDDVADWAVQLCDVLDYLHQRTPPIVYCDMKPSNVMLRPDGTMRLIDFGIAREEHAAHKAERDGRHLGTRGYASPEQCRGADIDRRTDVYGLGATMYALLTGDRPSAEAERNAALRQLRPELSLGMESLVSKAMEPNPAERFQSAAEMAYALERYKVDDDLHRRGLQRRWHAFMGTVIAAGVCLAVGIGCMVARNVALSSDFDYWMQVARQSVDQDDSRAAYVRAASILPGDIRPYEGLLSLYRQDGVFSADEELQFEQTVTPALSELRADSRTWGSLSYDVGKLYWYYYDVSGGKDASGGAAPGSFGAGQSYSRMRAASSWMHSAAEVPDFENRGLAAAYAEIADFEMDVVPNITEGTDAGLYAPHFQKLSDLMWSVGSSDNAVVRLDASNLVLDSLRAYARKFRADGIAEGQLQGLADDAGRLAASVDVSSDAEDAEKARAQRNYPLATQAISDSFVDVGRDEG, from the coding sequence ATGGCGGACGAGTCGGATGTGGTTGGCGGCAGGTACCAGCTTCTGAGCGTGGTCGGGCGCGGCGGGATGTCCACGGTGTGGCTCGCCATGGACGAGACGCTGGGCAAGCAGTGGGCCGTGAAGGAGATTCGCCTCTCCGACGACCCCGCTGCGCGCGAGATGGTGGCAGAGAGCCTGGTCTCCGAGGCCAACCTGATCAAGCAGCTCGACCATGCGGCGATCCCGCGCATCGTCGACCTGGTCGACGAGGGTGGCATCCTCTACGTGGTCATGGACTACGTGGAGGGAAGGACGCTGGAGTCCCTGCTCGCGGAGGAGGGGCCACAGGACGAGGATGACGTGGCGGATTGGGCCGTCCAGCTCTGCGACGTGCTCGACTACCTGCACCAGCGCACCCCTCCCATCGTCTACTGCGACATGAAGCCCTCAAACGTGATGTTGCGTCCGGACGGTACGATGCGCCTCATAGACTTCGGCATCGCGCGTGAGGAGCACGCCGCGCACAAGGCGGAGCGCGACGGGCGCCACCTGGGGACCAGGGGCTATGCGTCGCCAGAGCAGTGCCGAGGTGCAGACATCGACCGCCGCACCGACGTCTACGGCCTCGGTGCCACGATGTACGCGCTGCTCACGGGCGACAGGCCCTCTGCGGAGGCGGAGCGCAACGCAGCGCTGCGCCAGCTGAGGCCCGAGCTGTCCTTGGGCATGGAGTCGCTCGTCTCCAAGGCCATGGAGCCCAATCCCGCCGAACGTTTCCAGAGCGCGGCCGAGATGGCCTATGCGCTCGAGCGATACAAGGTGGACGACGATCTCCATCGCAGGGGGCTGCAGCGCAGGTGGCATGCATTCATGGGGACCGTCATCGCGGCGGGCGTGTGCCTTGCCGTCGGCATCGGTTGCATGGTTGCCCGCAACGTGGCCCTCTCGTCGGACTTCGACTACTGGATGCAGGTCGCCCGGCAGTCCGTCGACCAGGACGACTCCAGGGCGGCCTACGTCAGGGCGGCGTCGATCCTTCCGGGAGACATCAGGCCCTACGAGGGGCTCTTATCCCTGTACCGGCAGGACGGCGTCTTCTCCGCCGACGAGGAGCTGCAGTTCGAGCAGACGGTGACCCCGGCGCTGAGCGAGCTGAGGGCCGACAGCCGGACATGGGGCAGCCTCTCGTACGACGTGGGCAAGCTCTACTGGTACTACTACGACGTCTCCGGAGGGAAAGACGCGTCCGGCGGGGCTGCGCCTGGCAGCTTCGGCGCCGGGCAGAGCTACTCCCGCATGCGTGCCGCCTCGAGCTGGATGCACAGCGCCGCAGAGGTGCCGGACTTCGAGAACCGAGGCCTCGCCGCAGCCTACGCCGAGATAGCCGACTTCGAGATGGACGTGGTGCCCAACATCACCGAGGGCACCGACGCGGGCCTGTACGCTCCGCACTTCCAGAAGCTGTCGGACCTGATGTGGTCGGTCGGCTCGAGCGACAACGCGGTGGTGCGGCTCGACGCGTCGAACCTGGTGCTCGACTCCCTCAGGGCCTATGCCCGCAAATTCCGCGCGGACGGCATCGCCGAGGGGCAGCTTCAGGGCCTCGCGGACGACGCCGGGCGCTTGGCCGCGTCGGTGGATGTGTCCTCCGACGCGGAGGATGCCGAGAAGGCTCGTGCCCAGCGAAACTACCCTCTGGCCACCCAGGCCATAAGCGACTCCTTCGTGGACGTGGGGAGGGATGAGGGATGA
- a CDS encoding WXG100 family type VII secretion target gives MAGQIRITPDQMRMRAGEYRTEAENVGQVISKMDSLLAALQEEWEGSAATAYAGRFQELRPSFVAAQDLITEIASSLDATAQSLEETDANIASQFRG, from the coding sequence ATGGCAGGACAGATCAGGATCACCCCCGACCAGATGCGCATGCGCGCAGGCGAGTATCGCACCGAGGCCGAGAACGTCGGCCAGGTCATCTCGAAGATGGACAGCCTGCTGGCCGCCCTGCAGGAGGAGTGGGAGGGCAGCGCCGCCACCGCCTACGCCGGCAGGTTCCAGGAGCTGCGCCCGAGCTTCGTCGCGGCCCAGGACCTCATCACCGAGATCGCCAGCTCCCTCGACGCGACCGCGCAGTCGTTGGAGGAGACCGACGCCAACATCGCGAGCCAGTTCCGCGGCTAG